A section of the Clostridium felsineum DSM 794 genome encodes:
- a CDS encoding ABC transporter permease subunit, translated as MVKLIKNELIKMLFKKKIILIMIIILIEACAFAYGQNNKYQRTVRSYTNSNSTNYDWRPLISQQIEDLQTKLKYKNVQKADERSINVQIEQYRYYLKNNMNPMSPTVGNFTSNLMEQSFTLMLPLLIIILAADIVSSEFSNRTIKMLLTRSYPRWKILLSKYIALIIMSGFVVFLMTIIPLIVSFIVFKRPGFYEPVITGYKVIAGKVNASSVVGIYEGEYILIISALSFFISIVVASISFMISIFVRSVGAAIGIMMAALIGGNILSVFLEDIEAAKYFFVVNLNLPQYLTGKVRIVSGMNFDFSMLILIIWAVVSVVISFVAFNRKDVLV; from the coding sequence GTGGTAAAGCTAATTAAAAATGAACTCATAAAGATGTTATTTAAGAAAAAAATAATTTTAATTATGATAATTATATTAATAGAAGCTTGTGCATTTGCTTATGGTCAAAATAATAAGTACCAGAGAACAGTTAGAAGCTATACCAATAGTAACAGCACAAATTATGATTGGAGGCCTTTAATAAGCCAGCAAATTGAGGATTTACAAACTAAGCTGAAGTATAAAAATGTTCAAAAAGCTGATGAAAGATCCATCAATGTTCAAATAGAACAGTACAGATACTACCTTAAAAATAATATGAATCCTATGTCACCTACAGTTGGAAATTTTACTTCTAATTTAATGGAGCAATCTTTTACTTTAATGCTTCCACTGCTTATAATAATTCTTGCGGCGGATATAGTTTCTTCAGAGTTTTCTAATAGAACAATAAAGATGCTTTTAACAAGATCATATCCTAGATGGAAGATATTACTTAGTAAATATATAGCACTTATTATAATGTCTGGGTTTGTTGTATTTTTGATGACTATAATACCTTTAATAGTTTCATTTATTGTATTTAAACGTCCTGGCTTTTATGAACCAGTTATAACTGGATATAAAGTAATAGCTGGTAAGGTTAATGCTTCAAGTGTTGTTGGAATATATGAGGGCGAGTATATTTTGATTATTTCTGCTTTAAGCTTTTTTATATCTATAGTTGTTGCATCAATATCTTTCATGATATCAATTTTTGTAAGAAGTGTCGGAGCAGCTATAGGAATAATGATGGCAGCATTAATAGGAGGAAATATTTTAAGTGTATTTTTAGAAGATATAGAGGCGGCAAAATATTTTTTTGTGGTTAACTTAAATTTACCCCAGTATCTTACTGGAAAAGTGAGAATAGTATCAGGTATGAATTTTGACTTTTCAATGCTAATATTAATAATATGGGCAGTAGTTTCAGTTGTCATAAGCTTTGTTGCATTTAATAGAAAAGACGTACTTGTTTAG
- a CDS encoding SGNH/GDSL hydrolase family protein, translating into MLKKLIMGIVVIAASVVLVISILGIREAVGLTSSPVDKYISKSSKETSMIKGNNNTTNAYNILVMGDSLAKGTGDEKGKGFSGYFADYFRKKNNKNVKIDNIAVNGDVSNGLLQIVKNKDTENLIKKANMIFISIGGNEVSKFKFENTISAIDLKNTEDKYVDNVMDIVKLIRDNNSKCTVVFIGLYNPFGNSIGTDKIELLNTWNYRTQNIIADDSNAVFIPTYDLFKYDTEKYLTIDNFHPNSSGYKAIAQRIEEVLKSHK; encoded by the coding sequence ATGTTAAAAAAATTAATAATGGGTATAGTTGTTATTGCAGCTAGTGTAGTTTTAGTGATATCAATTTTAGGAATAAGAGAAGCAGTAGGTTTAACATCATCTCCTGTGGACAAGTATATAAGTAAAAGTAGTAAGGAGACTTCTATGATAAAAGGAAATAATAATACTACTAATGCCTATAATATCCTTGTGATGGGAGATTCTTTGGCAAAGGGTACAGGAGATGAGAAAGGTAAAGGCTTTAGCGGATATTTTGCGGATTATTTTAGAAAGAAAAACAATAAAAATGTTAAGATTGATAATATAGCGGTTAATGGAGATGTATCAAATGGTCTTCTTCAGATAGTAAAAAATAAGGATACTGAAAATTTAATTAAGAAAGCAAATATGATTTTTATATCTATTGGAGGAAACGAGGTAAGTAAATTTAAATTTGAAAATACTATTTCAGCCATTGATTTAAAAAATACAGAGGATAAGTATGTAGATAATGTGATGGATATAGTTAAACTTATACGGGATAATAATTCTAAATGCACTGTTGTTTTTATAGGTTTATATAATCCCTTTGGAAATAGTATAGGAACAGATAAAATTGAACTTTTAAATACTTGGAATTATAGAACACAAAATATTATTGCAGATGACTCTAATGCAGTTTTTATACCAACCTATGATCTTTTTAAGTATGATACTGAAAAATACCTTACTATAGATAATTTTCATCCTAACAGTTCTGGCTACAAGGCTATAGCTCAAAGAATTGAGGAAGTTTTAAAAAGTCATAAATAA
- a CDS encoding alpha/beta hydrolase: protein MSFLNKRRIEIGNIPAILWGKASDKIYIFVHGKGSNKESAHKFAQIAEDKGYQVLSFDLPEHGERKNENYKCDVFNGVQELKIVWSYVEKKWTIINLFGCSLGAYFSLIAYKDYPIDKCLFQSPIVDMEHLIGKMFEWFNVTEELLREKKKIATPIDILSWDYYCYVKQHPIIKWNVPTSIIYGTKDNLQSSIVIEDFVKRFKSELTISVNSEHDFHTSKSEEEVIQWLNKYI, encoded by the coding sequence ATGAGTTTTTTAAATAAGAGAAGAATAGAAATAGGAAATATTCCAGCTATTTTGTGGGGAAAGGCTTCAGATAAAATATATATATTTGTACATGGAAAAGGATCAAATAAAGAAAGTGCACATAAATTTGCCCAGATAGCTGAAGATAAAGGATATCAGGTTCTTAGCTTTGATCTTCCTGAACACGGTGAACGAAAAAATGAAAATTATAAATGTGATGTTTTTAATGGAGTACAGGAGCTTAAAATAGTTTGGAGTTATGTAGAGAAGAAGTGGACAATCATAAATTTATTTGGCTGTAGTCTAGGTGCATATTTTAGCTTAATTGCATATAAAGATTATCCTATAGATAAATGTTTATTTCAGTCACCAATTGTTGATATGGAACATCTTATAGGAAAAATGTTCGAATGGTTTAATGTAACTGAGGAATTACTTAGAGAAAAAAAGAAAATAGCTACACCAATAGATATCCTTTCTTGGGATTACTATTGTTATGTAAAACAACATCCGATTATTAAATGGAATGTACCCACCTCAATTATTTATGGAACAAAAGATAATTTGCAGAGTTCTATAGTTATAGAGGATTTTGTAAAAAGGTTTAAGAGTGAGTTAACAATATCAGTTAATAGTGAACATGATTTTCATACAAGTAAGTCAGAAGAAGAGGTTATACAATGGCTTAATAAATATATCTAA
- a CDS encoding GNAT family N-acetyltransferase has product MGAVRRNKHSAYIVVGIREKYQNDGIGTKFFEKLNEWAKQRKIIRLELTVLCINKVATHLYRKNGFEIEGIKRKSMYVDGKYIDEYLMAKIINL; this is encoded by the coding sequence ATAGGAGCAGTAAGAAGAAATAAACATAGCGCATATATAGTAGTTGGTATAAGAGAAAAATATCAAAATGATGGAATTGGTACAAAGTTTTTTGAAAAGCTAAATGAATGGGCTAAGCAAAGAAAAATCATTAGGCTTGAACTTACGGTGCTTTGTATTAATAAGGTGGCCACGCATTTATATAGAAAAAATGGCTTTGAAATAGAGGGCATAAAAAGAAAATCTATGTATGTGGATGGAAAGTACATAGATGAATACTTAATGGCTAAGATAATTAATTTGTAG
- a CDS encoding GNAT family N-acetyltransferase, producing the protein MFEIRKAIGEDALGISIVNVYTWKTTYTGLIPDELINKRINELKDLAEKRREDIKKNNNVIVISLENTIIGFCSYGKSRNTSFADSGEINALYLLQGFQGLGLGKKLFLTTIDELKQLGYSSVIINCLKGNPAMRFYKHMGGNIVSKREDEIKGRLIREDIIYIKI; encoded by the coding sequence ATGTTTGAAATTCGTAAAGCCATTGGAGAAGATGCATTAGGCATAAGTATAGTAAATGTATATACATGGAAAACAACATATACTGGATTAATACCTGATGAGTTGATTAATAAAAGAATTAATGAGTTAAAAGATTTAGCTGAGAAAAGACGAGAAGATATAAAGAAAAATAATAATGTAATAGTAATATCTTTAGAAAATACAATTATAGGATTTTGTAGTTATGGGAAATCAAGAAATACATCATTTGCTGATTCAGGAGAAATTAATGCACTGTATTTACTTCAAGGTTTTCAGGGATTAGGATTAGGAAAAAAATTATTTTTAACTACAATAGATGAATTAAAACAGCTTGGGTATTCTTCAGTAATAATTAATTGTCTAAAAGGAAATCCAGCTATGAGATTTTATAAACATATGGGTGGGAATATTGTATCGAAACGCGAAGATGAAATTAAAGGAAGGTTAATTCGAGAAGATATAATTTATATTAAAATCTAA
- a CDS encoding alpha/beta fold hydrolase produces the protein MKEYILDNKTKMRYHDLPGEDTPILFIHGLGCAGSFDYPEVAAQSDLIKHRRILVDLLGSGFSDKPDNYKYTVKEHANYLYNFVQDLKLNKFIIFGHSLGGAIALELADKCGENIETIILSESNLDKSSKGSSSYEIGSYTEEDFVNSIFDKIINENSSESSMWKASLAVCSSTAISRISKSAVLGGETSWREILYSLNLKRTFVFGEKSLPDNDEIELRKHEINIEIVEGAGHSMAWENPKGLAKAIKKGILYARGL, from the coding sequence ATGAAAGAATATATATTAGATAACAAAACAAAGATGAGGTATCATGATTTACCTGGTGAGGATACCCCAATATTATTTATACATGGTTTAGGCTGTGCAGGTTCATTTGATTATCCAGAAGTAGCAGCACAAAGTGATTTGATAAAGCACAGGCGAATATTAGTAGACTTATTAGGTAGTGGATTTAGTGATAAACCAGATAACTATAAGTATACCGTAAAAGAACATGCAAACTACTTATATAATTTTGTTCAAGACTTAAAGTTAAACAAATTCATTATATTTGGACATAGTTTGGGCGGAGCTATTGCATTAGAACTTGCGGATAAATGCGGGGAAAATATTGAAACAATTATTCTTAGTGAGTCTAATTTAGACAAAAGTAGTAAAGGTTCATCAAGCTATGAGATTGGAAGTTACACAGAAGAGGATTTTGTTAATTCTATATTTGATAAAATTATAAATGAAAACTCCAGTGAAAGTTCTATGTGGAAGGCATCTTTAGCTGTTTGTTCATCTACTGCTATTAGTAGAATTTCAAAATCAGCAGTTCTTGGAGGAGAAACATCTTGGCGTGAAATATTATATTCACTTAACTTAAAAAGGACATTTGTTTTTGGTGAGAAGTCCTTACCAGATAATGATGAAATAGAACTAAGAAAGCACGAAATAAATATTGAAATTGTAGAAGGGGCAGGACATTCTATGGCATGGGAAAATCCTAAAGGTTTAGCAAAGGCAATTAAAAAAGGAATTTTATACGCACGGGGATTGTAG
- a CDS encoding GNAT family N-acetyltransferase gives MLIENDSSFEKYLELQNYDSEIEHLEEKYGLPYGRLYIVKAKNKIVGCIGLRKIDNENCEMKRLYVREEFRGHKIAGQLVKTIIKDAKEIGYKSMLLDTLPFLKGAISLYKKFGFYEIESYNNSPMDTSIYMKLNLK, from the coding sequence ATGCTTATCGAAAATGATTCTAGCTTTGAGAAATATTTGGAGTTGCAAAATTATGATTCTGAAATCGAACACCTAGAAGAGAAATATGGATTGCCCTATGGTAGATTATACATAGTTAAGGCTAAAAATAAAATTGTAGGATGTATTGGATTAAGAAAAATAGATAATGAAAACTGTGAAATGAAAAGACTATACGTTAGAGAAGAGTTTCGAGGACACAAAATTGCAGGTCAATTAGTAAAAACAATTATTAAAGATGCTAAAGAGATTGGTTATAAAAGTATGCTTTTAGACACATTACCTTTTTTAAAAGGGGCTATAAGTTTATATAAAAAATTTGGATTTTATGAAATTGAGTCATATAATAATAGTCCTATGGATACTTCAATTTATATGAAATTAAATTTAAAGTAA
- a CDS encoding GNAT family N-acetyltransferase, translating into MIYLKEANLEDAKKEYKFIKDTPTDENGFENKYYGLSYEDFVNKALPEIIKFSKGIDLPKGYVPQSFYFLWDEDSIVGLFKIRHYLTEALRNGVGHIGYGIHKDYRSKGYATKGLALAIEKAKKIIKEDEIYFSVHIDNPASLKVQLNNNAYVHHSDEKEHYTRIKV; encoded by the coding sequence ATGATTTATTTAAAGGAAGCAAACCTAGAAGATGCTAAAAAAGAATATAAATTTATTAAGGACACACCTACAGATGAAAATGGTTTTGAAAATAAATATTATGGCTTATCTTATGAAGATTTTGTAAATAAGGCATTACCAGAAATTATAAAGTTTTCAAAAGGCATAGATTTACCTAAAGGTTATGTACCACAAAGCTTTTATTTTTTGTGGGATGAAGATAGTATTGTAGGACTATTTAAGATAAGACATTATTTAACTGAGGCTTTAAGAAATGGTGTGGGGCATATTGGTTATGGTATTCATAAAGATTATCGCTCAAAAGGATATGCTACAAAAGGACTAGCTTTAGCTATAGAAAAAGCAAAAAAAATCATTAAGGAAGATGAAATATATTTTAGCGTACATATTGATAATCCAGCATCGTTAAAAGTTCAGTTAAACAATAATGCTTATGTACATCATTCAGATGAAAAGGAGCATTACACAAGAATAAAGGTATAG
- a CDS encoding PadR family transcriptional regulator — protein MKVQLYILGLLMRYGPKHGYSIKQIVSDNIAAFAKIKLPTIYYHLDKLSEKAYINSVIQKDGNRPEKTVYSITDLGVNYFNSLLNKILAENYSLEFDFDGVLYFSDFANKNAIIINLNRQKEYIENKLKELIVTKDNTLNNLLPDYRIYCISIFNHHIYHLQTELKWINETLKELS, from the coding sequence ATGAAAGTTCAATTATATATTTTAGGGCTTCTTATGAGATATGGTCCAAAGCATGGATATAGTATTAAACAAATAGTGTCAGATAATATAGCAGCATTTGCAAAAATTAAACTTCCTACAATATATTATCATTTGGATAAACTATCTGAAAAAGCCTATATAAATTCTGTTATTCAGAAAGATGGCAATAGACCTGAAAAAACAGTATATTCTATTACTGATTTGGGAGTTAATTATTTTAATTCTCTACTTAATAAAATTTTAGCTGAAAATTATAGTTTGGAATTTGATTTTGATGGAGTATTATATTTTTCTGATTTTGCTAATAAGAATGCTATTATTATAAATTTAAATAGGCAAAAAGAATATATAGAAAACAAGTTGAAAGAATTAATAGTTACTAAAGATAATACACTTAATAATTTGTTACCTGATTATAGAATTTATTGTATTAGTATATTTAATCATCATATATATCATTTACAAACTGAATTAAAATGGATAAATGAGACATTAAAGGAACTCTCTTAG
- a CDS encoding DUF2889 domain-containing protein produces the protein MEKSLYSRNFEVNYYELEDDIWRTTSHLIDGQHDIEVTVDVCVPDMVILNAKVKLLRYPIKHCILIDNKMKKLKGVNVISEFRSKCDELFSSEMGCGNIRMLLGISVPGVIFNYFPHQIKIGNMTENQWWDFCKEKLHNACIAHSMMTNDY, from the coding sequence ATGGAAAAAAGCCTTTATTCGAGAAACTTTGAGGTTAATTATTATGAGCTGGAAGACGATATTTGGAGAACCACTTCACATTTAATTGATGGTCAACATGATATTGAAGTAACAGTAGATGTATGCGTACCGGATATGGTTATATTAAATGCAAAGGTAAAATTATTGCGGTATCCAATTAAACATTGTATTTTAATTGATAATAAAATGAAAAAATTGAAAGGGGTTAATGTTATTTCGGAATTCCGTTCTAAATGTGATGAATTATTTTCTAGTGAAATGGGATGTGGGAATATTAGAATGCTTCTTGGAATTTCTGTACCTGGAGTGATATTTAATTATTTTCCACATCAAATTAAAATAGGAAATATGACAGAAAATCAATGGTGGGATTTTTGCAAGGAAAAACTGCATAATGCATGTATAGCTCACTCAATGATGACTAATGATTATTAA
- a CDS encoding helix-turn-helix domain-containing protein gives MTNIMTVGEKIKKLRSEYKLNQDDIVGTELTRNLISQIEHGKANLTRSTAELIIRNTSDILKHRGIPIDKNLNVDYLLEDENEQAKKIINKYIRDLKDASFFKDNRFSELLKSVENMLVQWDFPELKIEICEIAGDYFTSKNEFYRASIYFENIRYLVNSKESLSKLIPALRKLSIVYYYMGRFKEGINVCKYALDRFADMEEEYKGIFMFNMALYYNDLGQYEKALKVLEDFQYAIKLTDKQKQNKVELLRASCLHATKHYAEALNINIHLLKSASKDDIKNMCLYYGNLAEGYIKLGQKYKAVDCAEQIKKLVGDVSGEWMFLPAIYFELGLLCRLLGDNPVYYLKKALDSAKSFKYEKGVCDTLIEFAKVDNKELPINLRDELVLLIEERNSIPPKVMTAIIEYYAKRRQDSIIIEICGFCNKKGVKEC, from the coding sequence ATGACGAACATTATGACGGTTGGCGAAAAGATAAAAAAATTAAGAAGCGAATATAAGTTAAATCAAGATGACATCGTAGGAACAGAGCTCACCCGTAACCTCATAAGTCAAATTGAACACGGAAAAGCTAATCTAACAAGAAGTACAGCAGAATTAATAATAAGAAATACAAGCGATATATTAAAACATAGAGGAATTCCTATTGATAAAAATTTAAATGTTGACTATTTACTTGAAGATGAAAATGAACAGGCAAAAAAAATAATAAATAAATATATAAGAGATCTCAAGGATGCAAGTTTTTTTAAAGATAATCGTTTTAGTGAATTATTAAAATCAGTAGAAAATATGTTAGTTCAGTGGGATTTTCCCGAACTTAAAATTGAAATATGTGAAATTGCAGGAGATTATTTTACAAGCAAAAACGAATTTTATAGAGCTTCAATATACTTTGAGAACATACGTTATTTAGTAAACAGTAAGGAAAGTCTATCAAAACTAATCCCTGCATTGCGTAAATTATCTATTGTTTACTATTATATGGGCAGATTTAAAGAAGGAATAAATGTATGTAAATATGCACTTGATAGATTTGCAGATATGGAAGAAGAATACAAAGGGATATTTATGTTTAATATGGCTTTGTATTATAATGATCTAGGGCAATACGAAAAAGCGTTGAAGGTATTAGAAGATTTTCAATATGCTATAAAGTTAACAGATAAGCAGAAACAAAACAAAGTGGAATTATTAAGGGCGTCATGTTTGCACGCAACTAAACACTATGCGGAAGCTTTGAACATTAACATACATCTTCTAAAATCAGCATCTAAAGATGATATAAAGAATATGTGTTTGTATTATGGCAATTTAGCAGAGGGGTATATTAAATTAGGTCAAAAGTATAAAGCTGTTGATTGTGCTGAGCAGATTAAAAAGTTAGTAGGCGATGTTTCTGGAGAATGGATGTTCTTACCTGCAATTTATTTTGAACTAGGTTTATTGTGTAGACTACTAGGAGACAATCCTGTTTATTATTTAAAAAAAGCTCTTGATTCTGCCAAATCCTTCAAGTATGAAAAAGGAGTATGTGATACTTTAATAGAATTTGCAAAAGTTGACAATAAAGAACTGCCTATAAATTTAAGAGATGAGCTTGTGTTGTTGATTGAGGAGAGAAACTCTATACCACCAAAAGTTATGACTGCTATTATAGAGTACTATGCAAAACGCCGTCAAGATAGCATTATTATAGAAATCTGCGGTTTCTGTAATAAAAAGGGGGTGAAAGAATGCTAA